The segment ttttatattttaaaattttaaaataaagtttaGAAGATTTAAGAAGTGAAATACCGCCTTTGTTAAACgaatttggaaaatttttatatttttataatttaatgaatttttaatttttatttattaatttttgggGGAATTTAGAAAAATAGGAACTTTtctgaaaatataaaatttaatttttaataattttatgtactttgaaccaaaatgaaaaaataacaTGTAAACATTGAGGATAAAAAAGTTATTGTGTTTTTATAATTGCAAAAttagaagaagagaaaataaagTATAAATTTAAAAAGATTAGATGCATTTAAACCTAAAACTGTGTGTTGTATATTTGATTAAAGCAAGGAGTggattaatgaaataaaataaatatgggtataaataaatatataagaaggtcaaataacaaaattaaataacaCCATCTAATACAACACAAATTGATTTCTCCCTTCATTTTCTCTAAAGCTAGCTATGGGTTCCTCATCAACTACTCAATTTGGGCATCATCACCAAACGCCAGCAAAAGAATGTGGCCCCATAATTCCGGCCACCAAAAGCCCTTGGTTTTCATCCTCACTGAGATCTTCGTATTTTCCCGATGATTCGCCTCTCAGCCCCGCAACTCCGTTCCGATTCTCAGGTGTACCATTTTCTTGGGAACAGTTACCAGGGATCCCAAAGAAGCTACATAACCACAACAACAGAAAAGAGTCCATGAAGTTGCTGCCATTGCCTCCCCCGACTACCCCACGAACCTCCTCAAAAACCTACAGCTTCGAAGATATGTTAAGCAGGAAAAAGGCATCCGCCGGCGCTTCAGAGAGTTTCCGGCGGATGGACCCATTTTTCGCGGCGTTGGTTGAGTGTTCCAAGGAAGACCGTGATGGTGACGAAGAAACTGCAAGAAATCTGTGGACCGGAGCTAAGGTAACAAGAAGTATGAGTGACAGGTTGGGGTTTATTAATCTTTACACTTCTTGTAAAAGAAGTTGCGCAGTTTCGGAATCAATAGTGTATCTCCCAAGGTCTCGAAGAAGTGCTGATTATGGCTTAATTAGTAATCGTCGTCCTCGTTAAGTTCACCCCCATCAATTATCACTTTGCAATAGTGGGGTTGTGATCATATGGTGTTAAATAAGATAAGAAGTTTGATTCCTTTTACTTTCTTCTGTTTTctttgaagatgaagacaagggATGATGTCTTCAAGACTAAAAGTCATttgtaatataatatttaatggaGAGACGAAATTAGACGTGAGTGTATTTGTATCGTTGCCTGTGTTATTTCTTCATATTCGACTTATACTACTTATCTTGTTGTTTAGGGTTCTATTTACATTGCTTTAACCAAGGACTAGGGGTGTtagtcataaaataataatatccaTGGGTTTGCTGTACATCATGTGATGCTTATGGAGAATATGAGTGAAGATTACATTACCCCATGTGGGAGCAAAGCTCCATAGGAGGACAAGCATAGAAAAAGACAGATCTTCACGAAATTTAACTCATTATAATACTGGTTTCTGTATTGGGATGGACCCTTTAACATCTTACTCATTACCATACTGCTAATTCTTCATTAATGCATAGCAAATTTACTATCCtaaaaaattatgatttgattatttttattcccATCTCTCCaatataattttttaagaaaagaCTATTGTGTAAAGATTCACTCGAATCTAATCtcaaataaacaaacaaataacAATCTAAATAATTCCAATGCTTTACTTGATCAAGTAGAAAATcaaatataaatcataaaatttatttggTATTTACTGAAAATTAAGTGTTATATTGTTTGATAaatccaaattttgaaaattatatatttaaaaataatgtaCTTTAACAATAtctaaactaataataataaaggtaAGTAATTAGATTATTATGATCTGATTTTTTATTGAAAGGATAATATAATGTTaaagtaaaatataaattaatccaaaattttaatgttggttataaaaaattaaactactggattgaatttttttaaaattaaattatgaaacaAGCCCTTaggaaaaatgtgaaattaaatattaaaaaaacaatAAAACAATGTTTTAAAGAGGATACATTCACTTATTAACGAGTATGCCAGGTGCCATTAATTGTCTTTTGCTAATTTCGCTTTCTACTTGAGGACAGAATTATCATTTTTTAACCATTTCCTTTGTTTTTCTGAAAGCAATATTGTAACCATTTCCAATGTCATTATACAGGGACcatgtttaaaataaatacttGGTGAAAATAAGTtggattaattatttaattagctCCGGACTTATTTCTGATTTTAAGTTTGGTACttaaaaaagaaaatgttgtCAAAGGACGAGTGTTGTTATTTTATTCTCCGTTACTTGCTGGTTACTTTAAAATGGAAAATTGCAATTTATCCTTcttaaaatcattaaatttatatataataaaattacattttatctcAAAAAGATGAAAAGTTTAGTTCTTTTCGAAATGatgaaatatatgataaaattatattttcacctctcaaaatttttatactttaattctGACTCTTCTAAAAGTTTTTTAATTCACCTCTTTTTAAAAGTGGTACTGATTAATTTGGTTTATATTGAAtctaattttcattaaaaaataattttaatttaatttctaagtataaatataaatgtttttaatttaaaaaattaataaaataaaatcttaaatcaatctcaaccaacatggataaaatatataaaaatgattGGAGTCTACTAAAGCCATAAACAAAATCTACAACAATTTAtagatatattatataaataatgaGGAAAAGCTGGTGAATTGATCACAAATATTGGCCATAAATTCAAGTTGAAAGGCTAGAAAGGAAAACCCAAAGCAAAAAAGATAAGGGAAATCGGTGTtatattttaatgtattattaAAGAGAGGATGGGGAGCATAAAATATCCTTTTTGTATGGATTGGTTTCAATAATATCATTATCTATCTGTAAGTTAATTATTTAGGGACTTCACTTGTAATTGATTTTATTACTAAATGAAAATATCTCATCACATTaggataaaaaaaattcatttaaatgttttctttttatgttaaatgattgacaatttgtattattatttattgAGTGCAAGTGTTAGAACTCCTCCATTAATACTTTGAGCAATACTGCAATGTTAGAACAATATTAATGTTATTTGGAGATTTCTTTTTTAGTAAATATTGGTGAAAAACTAAATTGACTTGTTGGACTTGTTGCTCTTGAAATTCATCTTGCAACAATGGTCTTTATAAACTTATGTTGTAAAGTTTAACCGATAAACAAACCAGATTAAGATTATTTATGCAATTCgaattaataattttatctttactctGTAATTCACTAAACAATTTCTCATAACAACTAATGATTTAAACTCTATCTATCAAACACTCGTAAGGATAAAAACAATCTCATTATTGTACACTTATTTTCACTCACTCTTTCCAAATATCATCATTTACAAAGTGAATAAACTTTCCAATAAATACTTAAAAGATAACAAAGTGAATCAACTTAGGAAAATGTTTCTCGCTATGAACAACTATAGCTCTCAAAATGATCACTGTCTAAGGTGTGGTGGGCGACAACATTGTATAAGCAAAGCAATCAACATTTAAACAATAGATGTATCTTTTTATTGATTTCtattttgaatttgaataatatgagttatTAAAGCTATCAATCCACATGCGGATCAATTTGACTCTTTATCATTAGCTAATACAGTTTTATCGAAATTGAACTTTTTTAAATTTACATATAAGTAACTTTAAAGTCGTTCGAGATTAACTTTGTGAATTATTCCTTTAAATAATAGCTAATAATTTCTTATTACAAAGTATATTTATTTTTGTCCAAGCTCTATCAAAGAAGCAAATTATAAACTCCAATAATTCAAAGAGTCTactaaacattatatcattttttATGGTAAAATACATTGCATTCTTAATAAAATATGCGTGTTCGAGCTCTAGAGATAACTTTATTTGAAAGTACAACCACAAACCCTAGAAAATAAAATTGGAGAGCATAAAATCAATTCattctattagtgcatgttgagATCTTTCTACTCATTTGTAAGAGATATTTCAACCTTCAGTAGGAAGGCATTTGTATGCAAGAGAACTCGCTAAAATCCACTtggtatgtgacagcccaaaactgaccctagccgggaagtggtttcgggaccgctaaaccgagtcaccgaaatgtttgaatgtaaaatttattgtctagaatatgtaattatgaatgtgtgaaaatttcaagttccgatttagccgattgcatgtgaattcagttagtaggacttgtgtgacacttttgaaaagtgaaaggctaatctataaggacctaatagtgcatgtagtcaagggaggacttgcatgtcaaatttcccccaagttgtagtggccggccatgacaaggaatcatgggctaaacatgtcatgaaacatgttttgttgggcattaggagaaataataaacaaataagcatgggtaataaagaaagaaaagaaaaaaatgtgagtgtgagtgtgaaaccccattgccgtgtattgtagatgaaaaaagaaaaaattgttcatccaaccttgcattctctcttgaccgaaaatactagaggaaggaaggaattttgcttcatgtttgttttggaagaggattaggaagaggttggctaaacttgcatcaagattaaggtatgtttgagattgtgccatgaaattcatgcatgttttagttgctagcttgatgttcttggtagcccatggttcaaatctttgcaatgtcatgggaatgaaattcgccaaagtaaatgtggtgtaaatgccattgcatgctaaatatcaagcttgataatgatacatgtgatgggggattgaggactcttagattttcttttagcattttcgaatgagatgctaagtttttgtttaatcatgaccaaaattatagtgttgtgatgtattcgccatggtacatccaaaagtgtgatttatgctcattgcatggaaagtaagatttgtgttttgaaattttgttcgtgtttagttacaatcaacttgagattcggctctagcatatatatatgtatatatgttgtacatgatgtattggtatgacatatatactatttcaaggtgtatatttgcttgtgatgatgtttcgatcatgaaggaaatgatagatgtgtattgagttacattatggaatgcattagttagtaaaatgtatgctgcttttttggtgtggtataaagtgtataattggcctcaacatggacatgcatattcgccacatgaggggaaattggtgtgcatgcactcggttagaggcaagcatattgatgcctattcttggcttagaaaattcgctaagaggaatattaactaatgtgttgagttcgactcatgatttcgtacatatgcgactttgatgccaaatgagtatatatattggctaagtaccttgaattcctctttcgatgctcaaatgattaaatcaatttatttgtcaaattaagctcaagagtagaggggagctaaatccgataaagggaaggaaaaagtagtcgagtagcatttaaatcgctcgacaacatccaaggtaagttcttgagtaatagagcttaaattctgaaatgattagatcatgtttaaagcaaattaaaatcatgctctttgtgtgtggctattgagccgaaattgcaagtgcaaaaagtgccttgtgtttgagttttgctattgaaaatgaaatacgaatgtgtcataatttattgacaattgtgctcggttattgaatgatgtccggctaagtcccgaaggctttgtgctaagtgactatatccggactaggatccgaaggcattcgtatgcgaagttaataaatccgggctaatccgaaggctttgtgcaagttactaaacccgggttaagtccgaaggcattcgtgcaagtcgctataaccggcttcgtccgaaggcatttgagcgagtcgttatatccgattaaattcaaggtacgtgattctagaataagcaatcttgctgtaaaatttcagttaatgcgcttgagaaaattccagcaatgaggtatgttcatatgagcttgaatcgttgattccttcaataatattcgccatcgagtaatgagtttccggtatgtgactaaggtgatcccttatgtatgatcataggggttgaaatgtgaaatgagtatgatattgagagtttgtacatatgaaattatccgttagctttatgaatgctaagcttttgttgtgctggaatttcttgctcaaacttactaagcataaattgcttactccgctttcctctgtttctctgtcttatagattttgctcgttagctatcggattcgggatccttgaagtcgaagtcatccacactatcaaagccccattttggtactcttttagttgaactttggatatggcatgtataggactaccctcggttgttttcaagtgcttttgtgatgtatatatgtacggccatgcgaaaatggttcgtaaaagtgagtacggaattagaccatttgtggtttgtaattttatatggtttcatgatgttattatggattgaatgggagtgttggtcacatgatcagccattggaatggctaaacatgatcataggaggacctatgtatgactagactatagttggtccatggaaactacaaaataggtaaggcctaccttaaaacggATGCTGccaagttgcagtgacgtggatgtgaaaaatcaccaaaatttgtaggaagggtgttaaattgtgaataagttatgtaaacgaaccttgacgagtctattttcatatgaaagtaacgaaacgatcatatgaacagtataccgagagatattaaagttctcgtgagacagggccagaacggtttctgggtcccctgtcgcgactttgaaaatttactataaattatccagaaagaattagaagtcatgccttatatgtgcagattccattttgagtctagtttcattagaaacaaacggcaccagtattaaagccctgtacagagagatattcaagttgtaacgtgcgaagatcagcatagtcgacccctgtaacatgggtgactttaactaataaactgtacctattggcccaaccaaaaattctagaaataaatccatggatggatatatgagtctaaattcagggaaaatttacggaatcagtttctgagttttgaaactcaagatatgatttttaaggcgacggtgacgcagtttttcagcctgtctggaaatgccgaattggtcggtactttaagaggatttgtctcgttaacccctcgtgtccaacaccggcgatggtctcgggttcggggtgttacatggtataTAATGTCAAGACTGTAGTAATCTTAGGATTGGTTGGCTTGTAATTGTTTGTTCTACTGTTGGCTTAGTAGTTGATTATATTCTTTAGGTGAGGTGCTAGAAAAATAGATCCGGTCCTTAACTACATAACCAATTCTTGTGTGTTTATCTTtctcatatttacatttttgtttTGAAATGTCATTAATAGTATTACAACACTTCGAACAACATCTAAGATGTCAATGAACAAAAACTTTGCCACTCCAATTATGGTCATCAACTATGCATTATTTATTAAGGCAAAATATTATGTTGAAGCTAAGTGGCACTCAGCAGTGTCCACTGCAGACTGCCACTGAGGCAATTAAATTACTAGTCTTATTTGAGTTGACAATTTAATGAAAGAAACACTTATTACAATTTTAATTACTACAATCTATCAACTAATCGCAATAACTGAGCAGAAACAATTACAGGTTTGACATCGGAGACTCGATcttttttaaaattgattttcaaGATTACTCAGATAGCTTATTTTCATTTAAACAACTTTTAACGCAACATAAGAGCACAAAACACAGCTCGAGTGTtttaacctggctctgatactactaaatgtaacacctcatacccgaCCTAGACAACAAGGCCAAATCTAGAAAATTACCTCGAGTTTCTCAATTCACAATAtctaaaatttagtttttaagcAAAACTAGCAGAGAATAGCAATTGTAGAATATAATATGTCACTTATAACCTTAAAACATTTCATGTCTTGAAATTACTGAAATTATTGAAAATAAGCTAACGAGGCTAATAACAACAAAACAGGTAAGAAGAATGACTGAGCTCACGATCCGCTAAACTGATCAAGCCTATGGTTTACCTGTAATTTAGTCAGTAGAAGAAATAAGTTAATAATTCTATTGAGAAATAACTATATATTCagaaattttagattaaaaacggTTAAGTCCCAATAACTGATTTCAAAATCAGTTCCAGGAGGCAAACCATTCAGTTTAACAGATCATAGCAGTTTAGACAGATAGTAAGTTAGGCTATTCTCAGAGACAAAACAAATCAGAATATATACAGTTTTTCTATTTCTCacctgctacacaccatctccaactAACCCAACACGCCAATTAGAGTATTAAATACACGttcaaccctacacaccacacaATGTCGGTATGACACGTTTCGATAATTGAAAATTAGCTACCATATCGAAATACAAATACCAGTGGTTTAACCACTGTCTCATAATAGAATACTTCCTCATTTACTCGATCCCACTCGATGCAGATACAGATTCAAATAACATTTAATACAGAGTCGTACACGACTACTTAGATACAGTTAATGTCCATATCGAATAGTTCAATATCAGTAACAGTTACCATATGCAATATAGAATAGATATCTCATTATTCAATCTCAGATCACAAAATCATAACTTATACAGTTTAATTCAATACATGCAGACCCTACAGAAGGTCTACATTAGTTTCAAACGATGCATACTGTCCGAgggtgtagcgacgtaaaaattttagctttggtcgctaattgtggcgatttagtgaaaactcgaaaactgaagtttgattttttaaaaaaatgggagtcgccaccaatcttttctcctaggtatgatcggacacctcataaatcatctttttttggaaagacatttatttattttttaaaaaaatgagggccaaatttaggtctacgtgaaaatccaaagaaaaattagggttcgggagtcggttacgcgcgaggaaggtattatcACCCTCGCGacgtccaaaattggtatcttataaacacgtgttgtcttgattttcaaaaacacAAGTTCAATATAAGATTTAATCGCGATCCGATTGAAAAGACAAGAATTttcatttttttgattttttgagaaggatataccgttttaacacgagtcgattgatgttcacccaacatagcgatgaaatcgacgacTTAGTGTTAAACCGATATGTTTCGAAATAATGCAAAGCAAgttgatatgaaataaaaataaacaaaagacAGAAATGCATTGAAGCAAGTAACGaatatgacaataatattatAAACGATAAAGATATAATGTAATACTAGAATTGAACATGAAATGAAAACAATgaatgtatatacataataataatattaagaacACATacgtaaaataatatatatatatatacacgaatAAAATAGTGTAGaagtatatactataattaaaGCATAACTtgcaatgttaaaatatatacataatatatacatgaataaAATGAACATTAAAAATGTACATACGTGACATATAGGAGACATATAAACATAATAACATTGAGATAAAATGATAAGTGATAATAGTGAAAATCAtgggtataataataaatataatgatatactgaaaataatactatatgtgaaatgtgtatacaagaagaatgaaatatatgtgttagaattaagtgaaccaaattcttatttaaataaaatatgatggaaaataaaataaaagtaaaatccatatagaactagacttcttttattttattttagaataaggttttaaaccttattaaactccatctattttatattgattaggataaggtgtttcaatcctactagaatatggctttgcaagcctataaatagacatagtctattcctcttgtatttgagtaaaaaattttcgacatagtgaattttcttctcctctgcctgtggtttttttccgaaagggtttcacgtaaaatttatgtgttctttatttttatttattttattctattttatttttcacaaattggtatcgagcttccggttattcatctcgatcacggtaatggcgtctttgaagtatgaaattcattgttgatcgcaacaccgatttgcgttgtggcaaattaagatgcaagcgcttcttgcacgatggatctagaggatgccccgctaggatagataagatgccttcgacattaacagatgaagagaagaagcgtaaggatcgaaaggcattaacacaattatatctcgcatttgtccaacgaaattttgcaggatgtgatgaaagagaaaaccgccacgcattatggaagaggctagaacaaatatgtatgtcgaaaactctaacaagcaagttgcatatgaagcggcgtctttatgctcatcgcttggaggaaggtgcgtcatacacgaacacttaatgttgtttaaagaaattctctcaaacttggaggccatggaggttcaagatgataaggaagatctagggttgattctactttgttcgttgccccgccttattcaacctttagagacacgattttatatagccgcgagtctctcacaattgatgaggtttatgattctttaacctcgtatgataagatgaagcatcttgtggttaaacccaactcttagggagagggtctcattgttcgtgggagacaagaccgaatgttgatgatgatcgtggtagaacacagaacggaatcctcgtggtaaatctaagggtagatcgaaatcttcaaacagaggtaaaacttgcaacttcgcaagaagaaagggcacattaaactgaaaagctataagctacaaaataagattaaaaggaggtcatgaatcaaaaggaaaacaaaatggaaaattccggtgaagtgatgttgtagaagactacaacgatggtgaacttctagttgcttcatcaatgattctaaagtaagcgagtggatacttgattcagttgcaccttccacatgagtcccaatcgggattggtttacaacttatgaaacaaagatcaaggtgttgttttgatgggaaataatgcttcatgtaaaatcgcaggtgttggaacaattaaagttaagatgtttgatggagttgtcgtaacacttagtgacgtgcggcatgttccgaattgaaaagaaatttaatttcgttgagtactcttgattcaaaagggcagatacacaaatgaaagtggggttttaaagatttcaaagggtcccttgttgtgatgaaagggcaaagaaagattgccaagttatatgttttactgtggttctatcatatcggtgatgcaaattgccgcttcctcttccttgtcgatgatgatattattaaactttggcatatgcgcctagggcatatgagtgagaatggcatggtagaattaagcaaaagaggacttcttaatgggcaaggaatttgcaaaccaatttctgtgagcactgtgttttgggaagcaaagagagttcgattcactagaggaatccataacacgaaggaaacgttggagtatatccattcgatctggaggccgcccgagtgccttcgagaggtggagctaattatatgctaacctttattgatgatttttccgaaaaagtttaggcgttcttcccaagcgtaaaagcgatgtgttttccacatttaagtcttggaaaattatgattgaaaatagacggaaaatgataaaatacctccgcatgcataatggcttagagttctgctcgatgagtttaatagattgtgcaagtcgaagggatcatgagacacttgacgttcgtcatactccacaacaaaagcggcgttgcgaacgaatgaacgaacgatcatggagaaggttcgatgtatgttgtcaaatgccaacttaccgaagtcattttgggcgtaagcgatttcatcgcatgtttttgatcaaccgatctccatccgctgccattgagaaaagactccacaagaggtatggtccgtaatcccgctaattattctcgatttaaagatttttgggtgtctgcgtatgctcatgttgataatggaaaattggaaccgagatccattaaatgcgttttcttggttataaagtggtgtaaaaggctataagttatggtgtcctgaaaatagaaaagttgtgattagcggagatgttgttttgatgaaaccgctatgctacctaacttatctcttaaagactcttccaataaagaaaaccaaaagcgggtGGAGCATCGACAAtactgaatcaactcctcaagccaagacaaaaattgagaatagagttgcttcttcaccgcaatactctatcgccaaaaacaggacaagaagagaaattaaacctccaaagaaatatgccgaggttgatctagttgcttatgctttaaatgtggtgaagatatagatgcgaatcaagagccatttaattattctgaggcgattagtgaagactcgtaaaagtggatgtttgctatgcaagaggagatggaatcactccacaaaaagcagtaacatgggatcttgtaaaacttcctaaaggtaaaaaggtcattcgttgtaaatgggtgtttaaaaagaaagaaggactctaggagttgaagaacccggatataaagcaaggcttgttgcaaagggttacaatcaaattcgagtggacttcacagatgtgttctctccagttgttaagcatagttcgattcgagctttgcttggtattgttgccatgcatgatttggagcttgagcgttagatgtaaaaccgcattttgcatggagaacttgaggaagaaatttacatgcaacaaccagagggttttatagtcttagaaaaagaggactatgtttgcttgctgaaaaagtccctttacggtttgaaacatcaccaagacaagggtacaagaggtttgattcctttatgacttctcatgatttcaaaagaagtagttttgacagcttgtgtctactttaagaaaaatgttgatggttcttttgtgtatctactttttatgt is part of the Gossypium arboreum isolate Shixiya-1 chromosome 5, ASM2569848v2, whole genome shotgun sequence genome and harbors:
- the LOC108452087 gene encoding uncharacterized protein LOC108452087; this translates as MGSSSTTQFGHHHQTPAKECGPIIPATKSPWFSSSLRSSYFPDDSPLSPATPFRFSGVPFSWEQLPGIPKKLHNHNNRKESMKLLPLPPPTTPRTSSKTYSFEDMLSRKKASAGASESFRRMDPFFAALVECSKEDRDGDEETARNLWTGAKVTRSMSDRLGFINLYTSCKRSCAVSESIVYLPRSRRSADYGLISNRRPR